TTCCCGGCCATGAAGCCGGCCTGGACCGAAACCGCCAAGATGCCGGGCGGCGACATGCCCGACGCGGATTTCGACCGGTTCTTCGCGGGCGTGCGCCAGCGCTGGCCCTTCCTGCCCGAGCCGATAGCCCTCCGCCTCGCCCGGGCCTACGGCACCCGCATCGCCGAGCTTCTAGGCGAGGCCAAGTCCATGGCCGATCTCGGCGAGGATTTCGGCGCCGGCCTGACCAGGGCGGAAGTCGATTACCTCGTACGCCGGGAGTGGGCGCGCAGCGCCGAGGATATCCTGTGGCGGCGCTCCAAGCTCGGATTGCACGTGCCGGCTGGTGCTCCGGCCAAGATTGATGCCTATATAGCCAAGCAGAAAGCAGCATCCATCGCGGCCCAGTAAGCACCGGAAGGCATGCCCATGGCTCAGTTTATCGGCGCAATCGATCAGGGCACGACCAGCTCGCGCTTCATCGTCTTCGACAAGGCCGGAAGCATCGTCTCCGTCGGCCAGAAGGAGCATGAGCAGATCTATCCCCGGCCCGGTCACGTGGAGCACGATCCGCTCGAGATCTGGCAGAATACGCAGAGCGTGATCCAGGAGGCCCTGGCGAAGAAAGGGCTGTCGCCCCGCGACCTCGCCGCGATCGGCATCACCAACCAGCGCGAGACCACGCTGATCTGGGACCGGCGCACCGGCAAGCCCCTGTACAACGCCCTCGTCTGGCAGGATACCCGCGTCGACCCGATCGTCGAGGAATTCGCCAAGGAGGGCGGCCATGACCGCCTGCGGGCCAAGACCGGGCTGCCGCTTGCGAGCTATTTCTCGGGCCTGAAGCTCCGCTGGCTCCTCGACAACGTTCCCGGAGCCCGGGAGAAGGCTGAAGCCGGCGACGTGCTGTTCGGCAATATCGACACCTGGCTCGTCTGGAACCTGACGGGCGGGGCGAACGACGGCTGCCATATCACCGACGTGACCAATGCCAGCCGCACCCAGCTCATGAACTTGGAGACCCTCGACTGGGACGAGGACATCCTGTCCCTGTTCGATATCCCCCGGGCCTGCCTGCCGAGCATCAGGTCGTCGAGCGAGGTCTACGGCGTCGCCAAGGACAATCTCGCGGGCGTTCCTATCGCGGGGATCCTCGGGGATCAGCAGGCGGCCCTCGTCGGTCAGGCCTGCTTTCAGCCGGGCGAGGCCAAGAACACCTACGGCACCGGCTGCTTCATGCTCATGAACACCGGCGAGACTCCCTACCCGTCGAAATGCGGCCTGCTGACGACGATGGGCTACAAGTTCGGGAACGAGAAGCCGGTCTACGTGCTCGAAGGCTCGATTGCGATCGCGGGCGCTCTGGTGCAGTGGCTGCGCGACAATCTCGGCATCATCCAGGCGAGCCACGAGATCGAGACCCTCGCCCGCAGCGTGGAGGACAATGGCGGCGTCACCATCGTGCCGGCCTTCTCGGGGCTCTATGCGCCGCACTGGAACTCCCATGCCCGCGGCCTGTTCGGCGGGCTGACGCGCTATGCCACCAAGGCCCATATCGCCCGCGCGGCTCTCGAGGCGACCGCGTTCCAGACCCGCGAGGTGCTGGAGGCGATGACGAAGGATACGGGCATCGCCGTGAAGGAGCTGCGCACGGATGGCGGGATGGTGGTCAACGAACTGCTCATGCAATTCCAGGCCGACATCCTCGACGTTCCCGTGGTCCGCCCGAAGGTCATCGAGACCACGGCTCTGGGCGCCGCCTATGCGGCGGGCCTCGCCGTCGGCTTCTGGGCCGGCAAGGACGACCTCGTGCGCAACTGGGCCATCGACAAGCGCTGGACGCCCGCCATGGAGGCTGCCCGCCGCTCCCGCCTGAACGCCGAATGGGACAAGGCCGTCGCGCGCTCCCTGGATTGGGCGGAATAAGCACCGAGTGGAATAAGCACGAAGAAGGGCGAGCCCTCCGGCCCGCCCTTTCTCACCCCGTCACGCCTTCAAGGCGGCCCTGAGCTTCTCGGCATGCCCGGCCAGCACGTCGTTGGCCTCCATCTGCCCCGAATGCGGCTTCAGCGGAACGCCCTCGAAACGCGGGATGACATGGACATGCAGGTGAAACACCACCTGCCCGCCTGCGCTTTCATTGAATTGCTGAACCGTCAGGCCATCAGCCGAGAAGGCCTCCTTCGCGGCTCGGGCCACGACCTGGACGCCCTTGGCGAGTTCCGCGAGGTCGTCGGGTTTCGCATCGAAAATGTTGCGGGCCTTCGCCTTGGGGATGACGAGCACATGCCCCTCGCCCCGGGGCATGATATCCATGAACGCCAGCACATGCTCGGTCTCGTAGACCTTGTGGCACGGCAGCTCGCCTCTCAGGATTTTCGCGAATATGTTCGTGTCGTCGTAGATCATTCTGCCCTCTCGTCGCTGATGTCTGCTGCGACTCATACACCGCGCACCCCGCGCAATCACTCCCGCGGACAGGGCGCGGGTCCGCCCGGTCCCTGAACTTCACAGAAGAAAGCATCCAGGCCGGGACCGTAGGCTTGAGTCAATCGACCCCTGGGAGAGAAATCTTAGAGTCAAATCAGGCCATGCCTATAGTCACCCGGGACCGTGTGCAGAATATTGCGGCTTAATCGGATCTGATCTCAAGGGCAGCTCGACAATCGGAATCTTGCAGGATCGCATTCCGGCACTCGTTAGAATCAAATACTAACGCGACCATCGCGTTAACTTCTTAAATATAGCCATTAATCTTCTATGCTTTCACAACTTGTCGCACCCCTCACCACTAAAGGTACAAACAACAGAGTATTGCCATTATTTAAGCGTAGCAATCAAACTGGAATACGTTCTCCATCTACTTTGCTTTTTTTCATAAAAATTTTTTGCAAAGGTTCCAGCTCCCCTTCCGGAACCATCGAATTAGCGAGCGGTTGTTCAACCACGAACATCATTGGTCAAGGAGGCATAAGATGGCGCCAAGTGGTTCGACTTCGAAGCGCGGTTTCGCGTCCATGGATTCAGACCGGCAGCGTGAAATCGCAAGTAAAGGCGGCAAGAGCGTTCCCGCCGAGAAGCGTTCCTTCTCGCAGGACCGTGAGCTTGCTTCTGAGGCAGGCCGCAAGGGCGGTCAGGCTTCGGGCAACACCCGTGGCACTCAGGAATAGGATCGGTCGATCCGCACACGAAAAGGGGCCGCTGAGCGGCCCCTTTGTTTTTGACGGATCGCATGAAACGCGTCGCGTCAAAGGCCCAGATGAAGCCCTGGCTTACCGAAGGCCTCGACGACAACGCCCTGCTCACGGGCCTCGACGCCGATTACGGACCTGAACTCGTCAACGTCCGGCACCGGGAAAACGATGGTTCCGAGATCGATCTGCCGCGCCAGCTCCCCGGCCAGCGCGGTCAGAAGGTCAAGAGGAGAGACGTCGAGAAAGGCCGAAGCCTCGCGGGCCAGGTCGGATCGGGGCCGACGCGACGCCCCGATCAGAACCAGAAGGCAGTATTCATCGAGGCTCCCGCACCGCGAGCGGAACGGGCGATGATCGAAAGCCCGCCCCCGCTGGCGGCTCAGAGCAAAGGCAAGCAGCAGCGCGTCCGAGACGATCCCCTTGGCGGCGCCCAGCGAAACAAAGGCGGAGAGCGCCCGCTCGGGACCGTCAAGAAGCGAAAGGTCGTATTGATCGTCCAAACTTCCGATGGACCGGAAGACGTCGATCACCGGCACTGCGGTGGGATGGAAGAGAACTGTGACGGGATCGGGCCCAGACGGATTCGCGAGTGTTTCGATCATCGAACAAACGAGCCTGAAGCGATGCCGGTCTCTACGGGCGGTGCTGAAGGCCCGGAGCGATCCTCCGGGACCAGGCCGGCACCACGAGGTGGCGCCGGAGCATGAGCGGGCACGTCACC
This window of the Microvirga sp. TS319 genome carries:
- the glpK gene encoding glycerol kinase GlpK → MAQFIGAIDQGTTSSRFIVFDKAGSIVSVGQKEHEQIYPRPGHVEHDPLEIWQNTQSVIQEALAKKGLSPRDLAAIGITNQRETTLIWDRRTGKPLYNALVWQDTRVDPIVEEFAKEGGHDRLRAKTGLPLASYFSGLKLRWLLDNVPGAREKAEAGDVLFGNIDTWLVWNLTGGANDGCHITDVTNASRTQLMNLETLDWDEDILSLFDIPRACLPSIRSSSEVYGVAKDNLAGVPIAGILGDQQAALVGQACFQPGEAKNTYGTGCFMLMNTGETPYPSKCGLLTTMGYKFGNEKPVYVLEGSIAIAGALVQWLRDNLGIIQASHEIETLARSVEDNGGVTIVPAFSGLYAPHWNSHARGLFGGLTRYATKAHIARAALEATAFQTREVLEAMTKDTGIAVKELRTDGGMVVNELLMQFQADILDVPVVRPKVIETTALGAAYAAGLAVGFWAGKDDLVRNWAIDKRWTPAMEAARRSRLNAEWDKAVARSLDWAE
- a CDS encoding HIT family protein, with protein sequence MIYDDTNIFAKILRGELPCHKVYETEHVLAFMDIMPRGEGHVLVIPKAKARNIFDAKPDDLAELAKGVQVVARAAKEAFSADGLTVQQFNESAGGQVVFHLHVHVIPRFEGVPLKPHSGQMEANDVLAGHAEKLRAALKA
- a CDS encoding general stress protein, with amino-acid sequence MAPSGSTSKRGFASMDSDRQREIASKGGKSVPAEKRSFSQDRELASEAGRKGGQASGNTRGTQE